The following are from one region of the Flavimobilis soli genome:
- a CDS encoding MYG1 family protein: MIIATHNGKFHADDVFGVALLTQLYPDAQVVRSRDKEVLDQADIVLDVGGTYDVEARRFDHHQLTSGARPSGILFSAFGLLWQHYGLEYCGGDERVWGKIDRRLVTAIDAVDNGQDLYTVSDLGTPPVDVSTVLGLFNPIGEDEDFDSQFEVAVGFATQILTRLKRSYEAGFAAEEEFLAAYRASSDKRVVVLDRFMPHGSIATAQPELLYTVFPGATGAWTVQTVRPVGSEFGSRKPFPDAWRGLDGEALAEVTGVEDAVFCHKAAFICAAQSREGALRLVELALAD; encoded by the coding sequence GTGATCATCGCCACCCACAACGGGAAGTTCCACGCCGACGACGTGTTCGGCGTCGCCCTCCTCACGCAGCTCTACCCCGACGCGCAGGTCGTGCGCTCGCGCGACAAGGAGGTGCTCGACCAGGCCGACATCGTCCTGGACGTGGGCGGCACGTACGACGTCGAGGCGCGCCGCTTCGACCACCACCAGCTCACGTCGGGGGCGCGCCCGTCGGGCATCCTGTTCTCCGCGTTCGGGCTGCTGTGGCAGCACTACGGCCTCGAGTACTGCGGGGGCGACGAGCGCGTCTGGGGCAAGATCGACCGCCGTCTCGTCACGGCGATCGACGCGGTCGACAACGGCCAGGACCTCTACACGGTCTCGGACCTCGGCACGCCGCCCGTCGACGTGTCGACGGTCCTCGGGCTGTTCAACCCGATCGGCGAGGACGAGGACTTCGACTCGCAGTTCGAGGTGGCTGTGGGCTTCGCCACGCAGATCCTCACCCGGCTCAAGCGCTCGTACGAGGCCGGCTTCGCCGCCGAGGAGGAGTTCCTCGCGGCCTACCGCGCGTCGTCGGACAAGCGCGTCGTCGTGCTCGACCGCTTCATGCCGCACGGCAGCATCGCGACCGCGCAGCCCGAGCTGCTCTACACGGTGTTCCCCGGCGCGACGGGCGCCTGGACCGTGCAGACGGTGCGGCCCGTGGGCTCGGAGTTCGGCTCGCGCAAGCCGTTCCCGGACGCGTGGCGCGGGCTCGACGGCGAGGCGCTCGCCGAGGTCACAGGTGTCGAGGACGCGGTGTTCTGCCACAAGGCCGCGTTCATCTGCGCGGCGCAGAGCCGGGAGGGCGCCCTGCGCCTCGTCGAGCTCGCGCTCGCGGACTGA
- a CDS encoding AEC family transporter: protein MLQGFTIIAVVILVGFVVGRIGLLGPAARPVIARLTFFVLAPSLLFTIMLEADVADLVSPLVGASVAAALGAFGLYSLVARLVWRRRVADTVVGALGAGYVNANNIGLPVAGYVLGDATLMAPVILVQLLVFSPVALTLLDASTSGVVTLRRVLAQPVRNPIIIASAAGLALSVLGVDLPDAAVEPFRIVGGGAVPLMLIAFGISLAGQRILEPGAQRRDAILASSIKLLVMPALALLVGTVLGLHGHDLFVVVTLAALPTAQNVFNYAQRYDAAEVLARDTIAVTTLGALPVLMVVAATLH from the coding sequence ATGCTGCAGGGCTTCACGATCATCGCCGTCGTGATCCTCGTCGGCTTCGTCGTCGGCCGGATCGGCCTCCTCGGGCCTGCTGCCCGGCCGGTCATCGCGCGCCTCACGTTCTTCGTGCTCGCGCCGTCGCTGCTGTTCACGATCATGCTCGAGGCCGACGTCGCGGACCTCGTGTCCCCGCTCGTCGGAGCGTCGGTCGCGGCCGCGCTCGGCGCGTTCGGGCTGTACTCGCTCGTCGCGCGGCTCGTCTGGAGGAGGCGGGTCGCGGACACGGTCGTGGGTGCCCTCGGCGCGGGCTACGTCAACGCGAACAACATCGGCCTCCCGGTCGCCGGGTACGTCCTCGGCGACGCGACGCTCATGGCCCCGGTGATCCTGGTCCAGCTCCTCGTGTTCTCCCCTGTCGCGCTCACGCTGCTCGACGCGTCGACGTCCGGCGTCGTGACGCTGCGGCGCGTCCTCGCGCAGCCGGTGCGCAACCCGATCATCATCGCGTCGGCGGCGGGCCTCGCCCTGTCGGTGCTCGGCGTCGACCTGCCCGACGCCGCGGTCGAGCCGTTCCGGATCGTCGGGGGCGGCGCGGTGCCGCTCATGCTCATCGCCTTCGGCATCTCCCTCGCGGGCCAGCGGATCCTCGAGCCGGGGGCGCAGCGCCGCGACGCGATCCTCGCGTCGTCGATCAAGCTGCTCGTCATGCCCGCGCTCGCCCTGCTCGTCGGGACCGTCCTGGGCCTGCACGGCCACGACCTGTTCGTCGTCGTGACGCTCGCGGCTCTGCCGACGGCGCAGAACGTCTTCAACTACGCGCAGCGCTACGACGCCGCCGAGGTGCTCGCGCGCGACACGATCGCGGTGACGACGCTCGGTGCGCTGCCGGTGCTCATGGTCGTCGCCGCGACCCTGCACTGA